The Mixophyes fleayi isolate aMixFle1 chromosome 1, aMixFle1.hap1, whole genome shotgun sequence genome includes a region encoding these proteins:
- the APC gene encoding adenomatous polyposis coli protein isoform X2 — MAAASYDQLLKQVEALKMENTNLRQELEDNSNHLTKLESEASNMKEVLKQLQGSIEDEAMASSGQIDLLERLKELNLDGSNFPGVKMKSKMSLRSFGSREGSLSGHSGECSPVPMGSFPRRGFANGSKESAGYMEELEKERSLLIAELEKEEKEKDWYYAQLQNLTKRIDGLPLTENFSLQTDMTRRQLEFEARQIRAAMEEQLGTCQDMEKRAQLRVARIQQIEKDLFRMRQVLQSQTAESERVPQSKSDAGSRDAKKPLDGQGTSETATGSAAGNGQGTSARVDHETASVMSSNSTYSVPRRLTSHLGTKVEMVYSLLSMLGTHDKDDMSRTLLAMSSSQDSCIAMRQSGCLPLLIQLLHGNDKDSVLLGNSRGSKEARARASAALHNIIHSQPDDKRGRREIRVLHLLEQIRAYCETCWEWQEAHEQGMDQDKNPMPAPVEHQICPAVCVLMKLSFDEEHRHAMNELGKRMCRTSYGGEIVTAKISTLNHRYTSLFPSFLTGGLQAIAELLHVDCEMYGLINDHYSVTLRRYAGMALTNLTFGDVANKATLCSMKSCMRALVAQLKSESEDLQQVIASVLRNLSWRADINSKKTLREVGSVKALTECALQVKKESTLKSVLSALWNLSAHCTENKADICSVDGALAFLVGTLTYRSQTNTLAIIESGGGILRNVSSLIATNEDHRQILRENNCLQTLLQHLKSHSLTIVSNACGTLWNLSARNSKDQEGLWDMGAVSMLKNLIHSKHKMIAMGSAAALRNLMANRPAKYKDTNIMSPGSSVPSLHVRKQKALEAELDAQHLSETFDNIDNLSPKTSHRNKQRHKQSLYSEYVLDSSRHDDSVCRSDNFSPSNLTVLSPYVNATVLPATSSRQAGDGNRTEKDRERPGLNTYHSTSDGNSSKRIGLQLTTTAQIAKVMDEVSNIHLAQEDRNSGSPSEIHSASDERTSRKTTSNHSHTNAYNFTKGENSNRTCPVSYMKMEYKMSSNDSLNSVSSTDGYGKRGQVKPSVESYSEDDEGKFCSYGQYPAGLAHKIHSANHMDDNDTELDTPINYSLKYSDEQLNSGRQSPTQNDRWARPKHVIDNEMKQNEQRQARNPKTPYTAFTEGKEEKHKKFSPHFAQTENASSYRARAPNTQGEQIRANSNVGINQKTNKPHCQAEVYDIDKTTNFSERYSEGEQQEEEEEEQQVSFSITSYNQEEIHIEQPIDYSRKYPSDVPPSTQKQSFSFSKNSSKQRSKKDHASSSNNTPNPSPNANRQTQLHPNSAQTRSGQNRQKQTSSKPSSINQETIQTYCVEDTPICFSRCSSLSSLSSAEDEIDGRERSAQGAGGSNTLQITELKGSRDAATKEGASSETRSAPHHIRTKTSRLQTSTLSPSDASRHKSVEFSSGAKSPSKSGAQTPKSPPEHYVQETPLMFSRCTSVSSLDSFESHSIASSVQSEPCSGMVSGIISPSDLPDSPGQTMPPSRSKTPPPSQAEQEKRDGNKTNVRSNAEERESVTKQTAVHAAVQRVQMLQEADTLLHFATETTPDGFSCASSLSALSLDEPYIPKDVELTIMPPVFENDQGNETESEKSKEASDQHEKKEEKQAEPEKDMLDDTDDDIDILEECIISAMPTKSSRKTKKVSQPNASKSAPPPTARKPSQLPVYKLLPPQNRLQAQKHVSFTHADDMPKVYCVEGTPINFSTATSLSDLTIESPPNELTNNDHAHAIPVCSDFEKRDAIPTEGRSTDDAEASKKSNTTASGLDDDKTEEGDILAECIHSAMPKGKSHKPYRVKKIMDQVNHTSAPANRNPQESEKKPTSPVKPMPQPSGRSKKNADPKLSLGHEKPYGDPRKQNVKNLRETNDKLPNNEDRAKGSFAFDSPHHYTPIEGTPYCFSRNDSLSSLDFDEDDVDLSREKEELRKGKETKEIDTRAENKNHSSNQSPGQGHQGQKNTACRGPSKSLLQKQASFPPASKVQDRGGASDEKMQNFAIENTPVCFSRNSSLSSLSDIDQENNNKEIESTKDNEPSDSQIALRRPQTSGYAPKSFHVEDTPVCFSRNSSLSSLSIDSEDDLLQECISSAMPKKKKPSKTKSEKVRSNSIGGILAEEPDLALQLRDLQSPDSENTFSPDSENFDWKAIQEGANSIVSRLHQAAAAVSLSRQGSSDSDSILSLKSGISLGSPFHLTLDKEEKSTPINKGPRILKPGEKSSVQNKKNDEEPKSIKGGKKVYKSMITGKSRSSSDFSSQCKQPVQANMPSISRGRTMIHIPGVRASSPSTSPVLKKVPVLKNTPSKSSNDNSTSSPRGQKMLKSEPSHNNRQAATPVGPSKVPSRSGSRDTTPSRPSPQPLSRPMQSPGRSSISPGKNGISPPNKFSQLPRTSSPSTASTKSSGSGRMSYTSPGRQLSQQNLNKQSNLPKTPSGIPRSESASKSLNQNANTGLSKKVELSRMSSTKSSGSESDRSERPALVRQSTFIKEAPSPTLRRKLEESASFESLSSSSRADSPTRSQTQTPVLSPSLPDMSLSTHSIQTGGWRKMPPNLNAPSEHVDIRKRHDISRSHSESPSRLPITRSGTWKREHSKHSSSLPRVSTWRRTGSSSSILSASSESSEKAKSEDEKQPTCFFPGSISNSDCPSSAKGTWRKIKESEILDTTSNRTSNTLAESSNTLETKTVYQMAPAVSKTEDVWVRIEDCPINNPRSGKSPTGNFPPVIENVSEQGEKVEEVKDSQGRHNSGNGNGPSLENRQKSFIKVDGLDIKGTDPKPVINSQPTGQETNENSVTERTPFSSSSSSKHSSPSGTVAARVTPFNYNPSPRKSNGDSSTSRPSQIPTPVTTNTKKRDSKGEATDSSGSQSPKRHSGSYLVTSV; from the exons GTCTTTACTTATTGCTGAGCTTGAAaaggaagaaaaagagaaagattgGTACTATGCCCAACTACAAAATCTCACTAAAAGAATCGATGGCCTTCCTCTTACTGAAAAC TTTTCTCTACAAACTGACATGACCAGAAGACAATTGGAGTTTGAGGCCAGACAGATCAGAGCTGCAATGGAGGAACAACTGGGGACCTGTCAGGACATGGAGAAACGAGCACAG CTGAGAGTGGCAAGAATCCAGCAAATTGAAAAAGACCTGTTCCGGATGCGGCAGGTGTTACAGTCCCAAACTGCAGAATCGGAG AGGGTGCCGCAGAGCAAGAGCGATGCTGGCAGCAGGGATGCAAAAAAGCCTCTTGATGGACAAGGGACCTCGGAGACTGCTACAGGCAGCGCTGCTGGAAACGGGCAG GGCACAAGCGCTCGAGTGGATCATGAGACTGCCAGTGTTATGAGCTCTAACAGTACCTACTCCGTTCCACGAAGGCTGACTAGTCATCTGGGTACCAAG GTGGAAATGGTATATTCCCTTCTATCTATGCTTGGTACCCATGACAAGGATGATATGTCCCGCACGCTTCTAGCCATGTCAAGCTCACAGGATAGTTGTATCGCCATGCGCCAATCTGGATGTCTTCCTCTCCTTATCCAATTACTACATGGCAACGATAAAGACTCTGTGCTTCTGGGGAACTCCCGGGGAAGTAAAGAAGCACGTGCCCGAGCCAGCGCAGCCCTCCATAACATCATTCACTCTCAACCCGATGAcaagagggggaggagagaaatcCGAGTCCTGCACCTTTTGGAACAGATTCGGGCCTACTGTGAAACTTGCTGGGAATGGCAGGAGGCACACGAGCAAGGAATGGACCAGGACAAAAATCCAA TGCCTGCACCTGTGGAACATCAGATCTGTCCTGCAGTGTGTGTACTGATGAAGCTCTCCTTTGATGAAGAACACAGACATGCAATGAATGAACTTGGTAAGAGAATGTGTCGCACATCTTATGGTGGTGAAATTGTGACGGCAAAGATTTCCACACTTAATCACCGATATACGTCTTTGTTTCCATCTTTTCTAACAGGGGGATTGCAGGCTATTGCAGAGCTTTTACACGTGGATTGTGAAATGTATGGACTTATTAATGACCACTATAGTGTTACCCTACGTCGTTATGCTGGCATGGCATTGACAAATCTGACTTTTGGAGATGTAGCCAACAAG GCCACGTTGTGTTCGATGAAAAGCTGTATGCGAGCTCTTGTAGCCCAGCTGAAGTCAGAAAGTGAAGATTTGCAACAG GTCATTGCAAGTGTGCTCCGGAATCTGTCCTGGAGAGCAGATATAAATAGCAAAAAGACTTTGCGAGAAGTTGGGAGTGTGAAAGCATTGACGGAATGTGCACTTCAGGTTAAGAAG GAGTCCACATTGAAGAGTGTACTAAGTGCCTTGTGGAATCTGTCTGCTCACTGCACAGAGAACAAAGCAGATATATGTTCTGTGGATGGGGCACTGGCTTTCTTAGTTGGCACATTAACTTACCGAAGTCAGACCAACACACTGGCTATCATTGAGAGTGGAGGTGGAATACTGCGCAATGTGTCCAGTTTGATTGCCACTAATGAAGACCACAG gCAAATTCTGAGAGAGAACAACTGTTTGCAGACCTTATTACAGCACTTAAAATCTCACAGCTTGACTATTGTCAGTAACGCTTGTGGGACCTTGTGGAATTTATCTGCACGAAATTCTAAAGATCAGGAAGGTCTCTGGGATATGGGTGCTGTCAGTATGCTCAAAAACCTCATCCATTCAAAGCACAAAATGATCGCAATGGGCAGTGCAGCAGCCTTAAGGAATCTAATGGCAAACAGACCTGCCAAATATAAAGACACCAATATCATGTCTCCAGGCTCTAGTGTCCCATCTCTTCATGTTCGGAAGCAGAAAGCATTGGAAGCAGAGCTTGATGCACAGCATTTGTCTGAAACTTTCGACAACATTGATAACTTAAGTCCCAAGACATCTCATCGCAATAAGCAGAGACATAAGCAGAGTTTGTACAGTGAATATGTTCTGGACTCCAGTAGACATGACGATTCCGTTTGCCGGTCCGACAACTTTAGCCCAAGCAATTTAACTGTTCTTTCTCCATATGTAAATGCAACTGTGTTGCCAGCAACATCTTCCAGGCAAGCTGGCGATGGTAACAGGACAGAAAAGGACAGGGAAAGGCCAGGACTAAATACATACCATTCTACCAGTGATGGAAACTCGTCCAAACGTATTGGATTACAACTTACAACTACTGCTCAGATTGCTAAAGTTATGGATGAGGTTTCAAACATTCACCTAGCCCAAGAGGACAGAAATTCTGGGTCTCCTTCAGAAATCCACAGTGCTTCAGATGAACGAACTTCTAGAAAGACTACTTCTAACCATTCCCATACAAATGCCTACAATTTCACCAAAGGAGAAAATTCCAACAGGACATGCCCTGTGTCGTATATGAAAATGGAGTATAAAATGTCATCAAACGATAGTTTAAACAGTGTTAGCAGCACTGATGGCTATGGAAAACGTGGTCAAGTAAAACCATCTGTTGAGTCATACTCTGAAGATGATGAGGGTAAATTTTGCAGTTATGGACAGTATCCTGCAGGTCTAGCACACAAAATACACAGTGCTAATCACATGGACGATAATGACACTGAACTGGACACTCCAATAAATTATAGCTTGAAATATtcagatgaacaattgaattctGGCAGGCAAAGCCCAACACAAAATGATAGATGGGCAAGACCAAAACATGTAATAGATAATGAAATGAAACAAAATGAGCAAAGGCAGGCTAGAAACCCTAAAACACCTTATACTGCATTCACTGAAGGCAAGGAGGAGAAACACAAAAAATTCTCCCCACATTTTGCGCAGACGGAAAATGCTTCTTCATATAGAGCAAGGGCCCCAAACACTCAAGGAGAGCAGATACGAGCAAATTCCAATGTTGGTATAAATCAGAAGACCAATAAACCTCATTGTCAGGCTGAAGTCTATGACATTGACAAAACAACAAATTTCAGTGAACGATATTCTGAGGgagagcagcaggaggaggaggaggaagaacagCAAGTAAGTTTCAGTATTACCTCTTATAACCAAGAGGAGATTCACATTGAGCAGCCTATTGACTACAGTCGTAAGTACCCATCCGATGTTCCACCATCGACACAGAAGCAATCGTTCTCTTTTTCAAAGAACTCTTCCAAGCAAAGGTCTAAAAAAGATCATGCATCATCCAGCAACAACACACCAAACCCATCACCAAACGCAAACAGACAGACTCAACTTCATCCTAACTCTGCTCAAACACGAAGTGGACAAAATAGACAAAAACAAACCTCAAGTAAACCCTCTTCAATTAACCAAGAAACTATACAAACCTATTGTGTTGAAGATACACCTATATGTTTTTCAAGATGCAGTTCTCTTTCATCCTTGTCTTCTGCTGAAGATGAAATTGATGGGCGTGAAAGAAGTGCCCAGGGAGCAGGTGGGAGTAACACACTTCAAATAACTGAACTTAAGGGAAGCAGAGATGCTGCTACAAAAGAAGGTGCATCAAGTGAAACTCGTTCTGCACCACATCATATACGTACCAAAACAAGCAGACTACAAACGTCTACCTTATCGCCTTCAGATGCTTCAAGGCATAAATCAGTTGAGTTTTCTTCAGGTGCTAAATCGCCCTCAAAAAGTGGTGCTCAGACACCTAAAAGTCCTCCAGAACATTATGTCCAGGAGACACCTTTAATGTTCAGCAGATGTACTTCTGTAAGTTCATTGGATAGTTTTGAAAGTCATTCAATAGCCAGCTCTGTGCAAAGTGAGCCATGCAGTGGTATGGTTAGCGGTATTATAAGTCCAAGTGATCTTCCAGACAGCCCAGGGCAAACAATGCCACCAAGCAGAAGCAAAACTCCTCCACCCTCTCAGGCAGAGCAAGAGAAGAGAGATGGAAATAAAACTAATGTAAGAAGTAATGCTGAGGAAAGGGAATCGGTGACCAAACAAACTGCTGTACATGCAGCGGTTCAGAGAGTTCAGATGCTTCAGGAAGCCGATACCTTATTGCACTTTGCTACTGAGACCACACCAGATGGATTTTCTTGTGCTTCAAGTCTCAGTGCTCTTAGTCTGGATGAGCCATATATCCCTAAAGATGTAGAACTtacaattatgcccccagtattTGAAAATGATCAAGGTAATGAGACAGAGTCTGAAAAGTCCAAAGAAGCTTCTGACCAGcatgagaagaaagaagagaaacaagCAGAACCAGAAAAAGACATGCTggatgatacagatgatgataTTGACATATTAGAGGAGTGTATTATATCTGCCATGCCTACAAAATCATCAAGGAAAACAAAGAAAGTATCCCAACCAAATGCTTCAAAATCAGCTCCTCCTCCTACTGCAAGGAAACCAAGCCAGCTACCAGTGTATAAACTACTTCCTCCTCAAAATAGATTACAGGCTCAAAAGCATGTTAGTTTCACCCATGCAGACGATATGCCTAAAGTGTATTGTGTAGAAGGCACACCAATAAATTTTTCTACAGCAACGTCGCTCAGTGATCTCACAATAGAATCCCCACCAAATGAATTGACAAATAATGATCATGCACATGCCATACCTGTTTGTTCAGACTTTGAAAAGAGGGACGCTATTCCTACTGAGGGTAGGAGTACAGATGATGCAGAAGCAAGTAAAAAGTCAAATACCACTGCATCAGGGCTAGACGATGATAAAACAGAGGAAGGGGATATTCTTGCCGAGTGCATACATTCTGCAATGCCTAAAGGTAAAAGCCACAAACCCTATAGAGTTAAAAAGATTATGGATCAGGTTAACCATACATCTGCACCTGCAAATAGAAATCCTCAAGAAAGTGAAAAGAAGCCAACCTCCCCAGTGAAACCAATGCCACAACCAAGTGGGCGTTCAAAGAAAAACGCTGATCCAAAATTGAGTTTAGGACATGAAAAACCCTATGGTGACCCAAGGAAGCAGAATGTTAAAAATCTGAGAGAGACTAATGACAAACTTCCCAACAATGAAGATCGCGCAAAAGGAAGCTTTGCTTTCGATTCTCCTCACCACTATACCCCGATTGAGGGCACGCCCTACTGTTTTTCAAGGAATGATTCACTAAGTTCATTAGactttgatgaggatgatgttgaccTTTCCAGAGAAAAGGAAGAGCTGCGGAAAGGAAAGGAAACAAAGGAAATTGACACAAGGGCAGAGAACAAGAATCATTCCTCAAACCAGTCACCAGGACAGGGACATCAAGGTCAAAAGAATACAGCATGCAGGGGCCCATCTAAATCATTGCTGCAAAAGCAAGCTTCATTTCCACCTGCATCCAAAGTTCAAGACAGGGGAGGAGCATCTGACGAGAAAATGCAGAATTTTGCAATTGAAAATACACCTGTCTGCTTTTCTCGCAACTCATCTCTGAGTTCATTAAGCGACATTGACCAAGAAAACAATAACAAAGAAATTGAGTCAACAAAAGATAATGAACCTTCTGACTCACAGATAGCATTGCGTAGACCTCAAACTTCAGGCTATGCGCCCAAGTCATTTCATGTTGAAGATACCCCAGTTTGTTTTTCTCGAAACAGTTCTCTTAGTTCTTTAAGTATTGACTCTGAAGATGATCTGCTGCAGGAATGCATAAGTTCTGCAATGCCAAAGAAGAAAAAGCCCTCAAAAACCAAAAGTGAGAAGGTTCGTTCAAATAGCATTGGTGGAATTCTTGCTGAGGAACCTGATCTTGCGCTACAGCTAAGAGATCTGCAAAGTCCTGATTCTGAAAATACATTCTCTCCAGATTCCGAAAACTTTGATTGGAAAGCAATTCAGGAAGGTGCCAATTCGATTGTCAGTCGATTAcatcaagctgctgctgctgtttcatTGTCTCGGCAAGGTTCTtctgattctgattcaattctTTCATTAAAGTCAGGCATTTCCTTGGGCTCTCCTTTCCATCTTACACTAGACAAGGAAGAAAAATCCACCCCAATAAACAAAGGACCAAGAATTTTAAAGCCTGGAGAGAAGAGCTCCGTACAAAACAAGAAAAACGATGAAGAGCCTAAAAGCATAAAAGGGGGAAAGAAAGTATATAAAAGTATGATTACAGGAAAATCTCGTTCCAGCTCTGACTTTTCAAGTCAGTGTAAACAGCCAGTACAAGCCAATATGCCTTCAATTTCTCGTGGTAGAACAATGATCCATATTCCTGGAGTCCGTGCAAGTTCTCCAAGCACTAGCCCTGTTTTAAAGAAAGTTCCTGTTCTAAAAAATACACCATCTAAAAGTTCCAATGACAACTCAACTAGTTCCCCTAGAGGACAAAAAATGTTGAAATCTGAACCATCACACAATAACAGACAGGCAGCTACACCAGTAGGACCAAGTAAAGTACCTTCCAGATCAGGATCAAGAGACACTACTCCTTCAAGGCCGTCTCCACAACCATTAAGTAGACCTATGCAGTCCCCTGGTCGAAGCTCAATTTCACCAGGCAAAAATGGAATAAGTCCACCCAACAAGTTCTCTCAGTTGCCAAGAACATCTTCTCCTAGCACAGCCTCCACTAAGTCATCTGGTTCAGGAAGAATGTCATATACATCTCCAGGTAGGCAGTTAAGTCAGCAGAACCTGAACAAGCAATCCAATCTGCCCAAAACACCCAGTGGTATTCCAAGAAGCGAGTCTGCATCAAAGAGCTTAAACCAAAATGCAAACACTGGATTGAGTAAGAAAGTAGAGTTGTCTAGAATGTCCTCAACAAAGTCTAGTGGAAGCGAATCTGATAGATCGGAGAGACCTGCTTTAGTACGTCAGTCTACTTTTATTAAGGAAGCACCTAGTCCTACATTAAGGAGAAAATTAGAGGAGTCTGCATCTTTCGAGTCCTTGTCGTCTTCATCAAGAGCAGATTCCCCAACACGATCTCAGACTCAGACACCAGTTTTAAGCCCATCTCTTCCTGATATGTCGTTATCAACTCATTCTATACAAACTGGGGGCTGGAGGAAAATGCCTCCAAATCTGAATGCTCCCTCAGAACATGTTGACATCAGAAAGCGTCATGACATAAGTCGGTCACATTCAGAGTCACCATCCAGGCTTCCGATTACACGATCAGGCACTTGGAAACGTGAGCACAGTAAGCATTCTTCATCACTTCCGCGTGTTAGTACTTGGCGAAGGACTGGAAGCTCATCTTCAATTTTGTCTGCTTCTTCTGAATCTAGTGAGAAAGCAAAGAGTGAAGATGAAAAGCAGCCGACCTGTTTCTTTCCGGGGTCTATATCTAACTCAGACTGTCCATCATCGGCAAAAGGAACTTGGAGAAAAATAAAGGAGAGTGAAATCCTTGATACGACAAGTAACAGAACTTCAAACACACTTGCTGAGTCTAGCAACACACTAGAAACTAAAACCGTATACCAGATGGCACCAGCTGTCTCCAAAACAGAGGATGTATGGGTAAGAATTGAGGACTGCCCAATCAATAACCCTAGATCAGGAAAATCCCCTACTGGGAATTTTCCCCCagtaattgaaaatgtttcagagcAGGGGGAAAAGGTTGAGGAGGTAAAGGACTCCCAAGGAAGGCATAATTCAGGGAATGGGAATGGGCCTTCACTGGAAAATAGGCAGAAATCTTTTATTAAAGTGGATGGTTTGGATATAAAGGGGACTGACCCAAAACCTGTTATAAACAGTCAGCCTACAGGGCAAGAGACAAATGAAAATTCTGTTACAGAGCGTACACCATTTAGCTCGAGCAGTTCAAGCAAACACAGCTCACCAAGTGGGACTGTAGCAGCACGTGTCACTCCATTTAACTATAACCCTAGCCCCAGGAAAAGTAATGGAGACAGTAGTACATCTCGACCATCCCAGATCCCAACACCAGTGACTACAAATACAAAGAAAAGGGACTCAAAAGGTGAAGCCACAGACTCTAGTGGGTCTCAAAGCCCCAAAAGACATTCTGGGTCTTATCTGGTGACTTCTGTTTGA